Proteins from a single region of Thalassophryne amazonica chromosome 22, fThaAma1.1, whole genome shotgun sequence:
- the LOC117503778 gene encoding cystine/glutamate transporter-like isoform X1, protein MAGEKTKKQEDEKAQLQLQRQIGLLSAVCLIAGTVVGSGIFIAPKGVLMNSGNSVGLSLLVWTLSGVLSLFGSLCYAELGTTFKKSGAHYTYLLETLGPLPAFLRLWVEFLFIRPAVTSYVALAFGRYVVEPFFAPCAAPTVLVKLVSILGLTLVVAVNCWSVSMASRTQVTLTFIKTFSLILIIVPGVITLSKGQTENFQNGFDVNVTSLHKLPLAFYNGLYAYGGWFYLNFVTEEVINPTRNIPLAVILSMVTVTVFYVLINVAYYTVMTPAEMLLSDTVAVTFANRTLHWIAFLVPVLVALSCLGALNGGLFGSPRMFFVGSREGHWPTLFSMIHIRRRTPLPAILLLYPFFLVMLITGEIYQLINFASAARWFFIALATLGLLIHRYRFPLHPRPFKVPIVITVIFTVVCFFIVGLSLYSDPWNIGKSLALTLTGVPVYYVTIYRSCLPNKWRRALNYCTKQLQILLEVAQQEVQTY, encoded by the exons ATGGCCGGGGAAAAGACAAAGAAGCAGGAGGACGAGAAGGCGCAGTTGCAACTTCAGAGACAAATTGGgttgctgtctgctgtctgtttaaTCGCCGGTACAGTGGTGGGCAGCGGGATTTTCATCGCACCCAAAGGAGTCCTGATGAACAGCGGCAACAGCGTGGGGCTCTCCCTGCTGGTGTGGACGCTAAGTGGGGTCCTCTCCTTATTTG GAAGTCTGTGCTATGCTGAACTTGGCACCACTTTTAAAAAGTCAGGGGCCCACTACACTTATCTGCTGGAGACACTGGGGCCACTACCTGCCTTCTTACGCCTCTGGGTTGAGTTTCTGTTCATCAG GCCGGCTGTAACCTCCTATGTGGCCCTGGCGTTTGGGCGTTACGTGGTGGAGCCGTTCTTTGCACCTTGTGCTGCTCCCACAGTGCTCGTCAAACTCGTCAGTATCCTCGGACTGA CACTCGTGGTGGCAGTGAACTGTTGGAGTGTGTCCATGGCGTCTCGCACTCAGGTCACCTTGACTTTCATCAAAACATTTTCCCTGATCCTCATCATTGTCCCCGGTGTCATCACTCTGTCCAAAG GGCAGACAGAAAATTTCCAAAATGGTTTTGATGTTAACGTAACGTCACTGCACAAGTTACCGCTGGCATTCTATAACGGTTTATACGCTTACGGTGGATG GTTTTATCTGAACTTTGTCACAGAAGAAGTCATCAATCCGACCAG AAACATCCCTCTGGCAGTGATCTTATCCATGGTGACTGTGACCGTCTTCTATGTGCTTATTAATGTGGCCTATTACACGGTGATGACGCCTGCTGAGATGCTGCTGTCTGACACTGTGGCAGTG ACATTTGCCAATCGTACACTCCACTGGATTGCTTTTCTCGTCCCTGTACTGGTGGCCTTGTCGTGCCTGGGGGCATTGAACGGCGGCCTCTTTGGATCACCGAG GATGTTTTTTGTGGGATCCAGAGAGGGTCACTGGCCTACGCTATTCTCAATGATCCACATCCGCAGACGCACACCTCTGCCCGCCATACTGTTACTG TACCCCTTTTTCTTGGTCATGTTAATCACTGGAGAGATCTACCAGCTGATCAACTTCGCCTCCGCTGCCCGTTGGTTTTTCATCGCCTTGGCAACCTTGGGGCTGCTCATTCATCGATACCGCTTCCCGCTTCACCCGAGACCTTTCAAG GTCCCAATTGTCATCACAGTCATCTTCACAGTGGTTTGTTTCTTCATCGTGGGTCTGTCTCTGTACTCAGACCCCTGGAACATAGGGAAAAGTTTGGCTCTCACACTGACCGGAGTCCCAGTTTACTACGTGACCATCTACCGCTCCTGCCTGCCCAACAAATGGAGACGTGCCTTAA ACTACTGCACCAAGCAGCTGCAGATCCTTCTAGAAGTTGCTCAACAAGAAGTCCAGACGTACTGA
- the LOC117503778 gene encoding cystine/glutamate transporter-like isoform X2 — protein MAGEKTKKQEDEKAQLQLQRQIGLLSAVCLIAGTVVGSGIFIAPKGVLMNSGNSVGLSLLVWTLSGVLSLFGSLCYAELGTTFKKSGAHYTYLLETLGPLPAFLRLWVEFLFIRPAVTSYVALAFGRYVVEPFFAPCAAPTVLVKLVSILGLTLVVAVNCWSVSMASRTQVTLTFIKTFSLILIIVPGVITLSKGQTENFQNGFDVNVTSLHKLPLAFYNGLYAYGGWFYLNFVTEEVINPTRNIPLAVILSMVTVTVFYVLINVAYYTVMTPAEMLLSDTVAVYPFFLVMLITGEIYQLINFASAARWFFIALATLGLLIHRYRFPLHPRPFKVPIVITVIFTVVCFFIVGLSLYSDPWNIGKSLALTLTGVPVYYVTIYRSCLPNKWRRALNYCTKQLQILLEVAQQEVQTY, from the exons ATGGCCGGGGAAAAGACAAAGAAGCAGGAGGACGAGAAGGCGCAGTTGCAACTTCAGAGACAAATTGGgttgctgtctgctgtctgtttaaTCGCCGGTACAGTGGTGGGCAGCGGGATTTTCATCGCACCCAAAGGAGTCCTGATGAACAGCGGCAACAGCGTGGGGCTCTCCCTGCTGGTGTGGACGCTAAGTGGGGTCCTCTCCTTATTTG GAAGTCTGTGCTATGCTGAACTTGGCACCACTTTTAAAAAGTCAGGGGCCCACTACACTTATCTGCTGGAGACACTGGGGCCACTACCTGCCTTCTTACGCCTCTGGGTTGAGTTTCTGTTCATCAG GCCGGCTGTAACCTCCTATGTGGCCCTGGCGTTTGGGCGTTACGTGGTGGAGCCGTTCTTTGCACCTTGTGCTGCTCCCACAGTGCTCGTCAAACTCGTCAGTATCCTCGGACTGA CACTCGTGGTGGCAGTGAACTGTTGGAGTGTGTCCATGGCGTCTCGCACTCAGGTCACCTTGACTTTCATCAAAACATTTTCCCTGATCCTCATCATTGTCCCCGGTGTCATCACTCTGTCCAAAG GGCAGACAGAAAATTTCCAAAATGGTTTTGATGTTAACGTAACGTCACTGCACAAGTTACCGCTGGCATTCTATAACGGTTTATACGCTTACGGTGGATG GTTTTATCTGAACTTTGTCACAGAAGAAGTCATCAATCCGACCAG AAACATCCCTCTGGCAGTGATCTTATCCATGGTGACTGTGACCGTCTTCTATGTGCTTATTAATGTGGCCTATTACACGGTGATGACGCCTGCTGAGATGCTGCTGTCTGACACTGTGGCAGTG TACCCCTTTTTCTTGGTCATGTTAATCACTGGAGAGATCTACCAGCTGATCAACTTCGCCTCCGCTGCCCGTTGGTTTTTCATCGCCTTGGCAACCTTGGGGCTGCTCATTCATCGATACCGCTTCCCGCTTCACCCGAGACCTTTCAAG GTCCCAATTGTCATCACAGTCATCTTCACAGTGGTTTGTTTCTTCATCGTGGGTCTGTCTCTGTACTCAGACCCCTGGAACATAGGGAAAAGTTTGGCTCTCACACTGACCGGAGTCCCAGTTTACTACGTGACCATCTACCGCTCCTGCCTGCCCAACAAATGGAGACGTGCCTTAA ACTACTGCACCAAGCAGCTGCAGATCCTTCTAGAAGTTGCTCAACAAGAAGTCCAGACGTACTGA